In one Brassica oleracea var. oleracea cultivar TO1000 chromosome C9, BOL, whole genome shotgun sequence genomic region, the following are encoded:
- the LOC106316841 gene encoding trihelix transcription factor GT-3a-like: MDQRNPFHHHHHHHHQHHHLIQQQQLPPPPQSTTAAMDPGGGGERIPQWSLEETKELLGIREELDQTFMETKRNKLLWEVVAAKMADKGFARTAEQCKSKWKNLVTRYKACETTEPEAIRQQFPYYNEIQSIFTARMQRVLWSEATEASTSSKRKNHQFSSDEEEEEEAEEPNQSINEELVAFVETQEKVITTSTCTNPRKRAKKGKGITGSTKAETAGSTLKEILEDFMRQTVKMEKEWRDAWEMKEREREKRETEWRRRMSELEEERSATERRWMERENERRLREEARAQKRDTIIDILLSKLNKDKNDDQHQGF, encoded by the exons ATGGACCAACGTAACCCTTTCCACCACCACCACCACCACCACCATCAGCATCATCACTTGATCCAACAGCAACAGCTTCCTCCACCGCCACAGAGCACGACGGCGGCGATGGATCCCGGCGGAGGAGGTGAGAGAATCCCACAGTGGAGCTTAGAGGAAACAAAGGAGCTGTTGGGTATAAGAGAAGAGCTTGATCAGACTTTCATGGAGACCAAACGTAATAAGCTACTTTGGGAAGTCGTCGCCGCTAAAATGGCCGACAAGGGTTTTGCCCGGACCGCAGAACAGTGTAAGAGCAAGTGGAAGAACCTCGTCACTAGATACAAG GCGTGTGAAACTACTGAGCCAGAAGCTATTAGGCAGCAGTTCCCATACTACAACGAGATCCAATCGATTTTCACAGCGAGAATGCAAAGAGTGTTGTGGTCAGAAGCCACGGAAGCAAGCACTTCTTCGAAGAGAAAAAATCATCAGTTTTCATCTGACGAAGAAGAAGAGGAAGAGGCTGAAGAGCCAAATCAAAGCATCAACGAGGAATTAGTGGCTTTCGTCGAGACACAGGAGAAAGTGATTACTACTAGTACTTGTACTAATCCAAGAAAACGTGCGAAAAAAGGAAAAGGCATTACAGGTAGTACCAAAGCTGAAACCGCGGGTAGTACATTGAAAGAAATATTGGAGGACTTTATGAGGCAAACGGTGAAGATGGAGAAAGAATGGAGAGATGCATGGGAGATGAAGGAGAGAGAGAGGGAGAAGAGAGAGACAGAGTGGCGGAGGAGAATGTCGGAGCTAGAGGAGGAGAGATCAGCCACGGAGAGGAGGTGGATGGAAAGAGAGAATGAGAGACGGTTGAGAGAAGAAGCTAGGGCTCAGAAAAGAGATACTATCATTGATATTTTGCTTAGTAAGCTTAACAAAGATAAAAATGATGATCAACATCAAGGCTTCTAA
- the LOC106313617 gene encoding vacuolar cation/proton exchanger 4 isoform X3: MSLITTEASPSLSLIENGGGSDKRTAELSRSNRRTVQNLSATSLMRNRSDLKLISRVRWEFMKRMLTNLQEVLLGTKLFLLFPAVPLAVVAHRYGCPRAWVFALSLLGLIPLAERISFLTEQIAFHTGPTVGGLMNATCGNATEMIIAILAVGQRKMRIVKLSLLGSILSNLLFVLGTSLFFGGLSNLRKHQSFDRRQGDMNCILLFLALLCHTLPMILRFATEAAGGSATNATNVLVVHPTRNEDGSDVLVLSRASSFLMLFAYLAFLIFHLFSSSLTPPPPPPPPQREEEEEDVYDDNVSDKEEEEAVIGMWSAILWLITMTLLVALLSDYLVSTIQDAADSWGLSVAFIGIILLPIVGNAAEHAGAVIFAFRNKLNFKLQCLWEPLHMLHSRGLALPKYQPLHFYFVESKKRR; this comes from the exons ATGTCTTTGATTACTACGGAAGCATCGCCGAGTCTCTCCCTCATAGAGAATGGCGGCGGAAGCGACAAGCGTACGGCGGAGTTGTCGAGAAGTAACCGGAGAACGGTACAGAATCTATCGGCGACGTCGTTGATGAGGAATAGATCGGATCTGAAGCTGATTTCGAGAGTTCGTTGGGAGTTTATGAAGAGAATGTTAACGAATCTTCAGGAAGTTCTTCTCGGCACAAAACTCTTCCTTCTCTTTCCCGCTGTTCCCCTTGCCGTCGTCGCTCACCGCTATGGATGTCCACGT GCGTGGGTGTTTGCGTTGAGCTTGCTTGGATTGATACCTTTGGCTGAACGTATTAGTTTTCTCACAGA GCAAATTGCTTTCCATACTGGTCCAACAG TCGGGGGATTAATGAACGCGACATGTGGGAATGCAACGGAGATGATAATAGCGATTCTAGCGGTTGGACAGAGGAAGATGAGGATTGTAAAACTCTCACTTCTTGGCTCTATCCTCTCCAATCTTCTCTTCGTCTTGGGCACTTCTCTCTTCTTTGGTGGTCTCTCCAATCTCCGCAAACACCAATCTTTTGACCGA AGACAAGGAGATATGAACTGCATCTTGCTGTTTCTTGCGCTATTATGTCATACACTACCAATGATATTAAGATTCGCAACAGAGGCTGCTGGGGGATCAGCAACAAATGCTACTAACGTTTTAGTAGTTCATCCAACAAGAAACGAAGATGGATCAGATGTTCTTGTCTTGTCAAGAGCAAGCAGCTTCTTGATGCTCTTTGCTTACTTGGCTTTCCTCATCTTTCACCTCTTCTCTTCTAGTCTCACTCCTCCACCTCCACCTCCACCTCCTCAG AGGGAAGAAGAAGAAGAAGATGTTTATGACGATAACGTGAGTGACAAGGAAGAAGAAGAAGCCGTGATTGGAATGTGGAGTGCGATTCTCTGGCTTATTACAATGACACTACTCGTTGCTTTGCTCTCCGACTATCTTGTCTCCACTATTCAG GACGCAGCAGACTCGTGGGGATTATCGGTGGCATTCATAGGAATAATATTGTTACCAATTGTTGGTAATGCAGCTGAGCATGCTGGTGCCGTCATCTTTGCCTTCCGTAACAAACTC AACTTTAAACTCCAATGTTTATGGGAGCCATTACACATGCTTCATTCCAGAGGGCTTGCTTTGCCAAAGTATCAGCCTCTCCATTTCTATTTCGTTGAATCGAAAAAAAGGAGATAG